In a single window of the Palaemon carinicauda isolate YSFRI2023 chromosome 10, ASM3689809v2, whole genome shotgun sequence genome:
- the LOC137648427 gene encoding uncharacterized protein, which yields MTSLGFYHGYGNTYEGLHNSSPSPSPSRVMDNFTSNALHPTYLGFNHSYDTQMTWLQTRLLQTEMKPSAGKSDPMMNNQLSSDLYRKSISTMQWNNKKTMHREITRHKRDSCPSTSTPESAAFTFASFIILVVQGIVNVINVINNNNNNNNNNNNNNNNNNNNNNENNNNVMIVNNQENNAQMMGGRRLIHSRGIGREKQLAKKEFTKQMDSVVTFLIRNYFNSSDRDLKEAVNKGVETFNDMLATKKTCSCRSRRNAHDVSARCGILKVCKLYTSNVRPTDNIALNLLRFQFNVLKDKILSMRPYCHAVIEK from the exons ATGACCTCGCTGGGTTTTTATCATGGTTATGGAAATACTTATGAAGGCTTGCACAATAGCTCTCCATCTCCATCACCAAGTCGAGTGATGGACAATTTTACCAGTAATGCGCTTCATCCTACGTATCTAGGGTTTAATCATTCTTATGATACTCAAATGACTTGGCTTCAAACAAGACTTCTTCAAACTGAAATGAAACCCTCGGCTGGAAAATCTGATCCTATGATGAATAATCAACTCTCTTCAGATCTCTACAGAAAGAGTATCAGCACTATGCAGTGGAACAATAAGAAGACAATGCACAGAGAAATTACCCGCCATAAGCGAGATTCTTGCCCGTCCACGTCCACCCCTGAATCGGCTGCCTTCACTTTTGCTTCGTTCATCATTCTAGTCGTTCAGGGTATTGTCAATGTCATCAACgtgatcaataacaataacaacaacaacaataataacaataacaacaacaataataataacaacaataataatgagaacAACAATAATGTGATGATTGTCAACAACCAAGAAAATAATGCCCAGATGATGGGAGGAAGGAGATTAATACACAGTAGGGGAATTGGTCGAGAGAAACAACTTGCAAAGAAGGAATTTACCAAACAGATGGATTCTGTAGTGACCTTTCTCATCAGGAATTATTTCAATAGCAGTGACAGAGATCTAAAAGAAGCTGTAAATAAAGGTGTTGAGACTTTTAATGACATGCTCGCTACAAAGAAGACGTGTAGTTGCAGATCTAGGCGTAATGCTCATGATGTCAGTGCAAGATGCGGAATCTTGAAAGTCTGCAAATTATACACTTCAAATGTTCGTCCAACAGATAACATCGCTTTAAATCTTTTAag GTTCCAGTTTAACGTCCTCAAAGATAAGATACTCAGTATGCGACCTTATTGTCACGctgttatagaaaaataa